From uncultured Pseudodesulfovibrio sp.:
ATCCTTCAAAATAACGATTCGGTCGGCCAGTGTCATGGCCTCGATCTGGTCGTGGGTAACGTAAATCGTGGTCGTCGCCATGCGTAGGTGCATCTTGCGAAGTTCCATGCGCATCTGGGTTCTGAGCTGGGCATCAAGGTTCGAAAGCGGTTCATCAAACAAAAACACGTCAGGCTTGCGGACCATGGCACGGCCCATAGCGACACGCTGACGTTGCCCACCGGAAAGCTCTGAGGGTTTGCGATCAAGGTAGGGACCAAGTTCAAGAACTTGAGCGGCCTCATTAACCTTGGCTTCAACATCCGCCTTGGACTTATTACGCATCTTCAGGGAAAAACCCATATTCTCACGCACGGACATATGCGGATACAAGGCATAGTTCTGAAAAACCATGGCCACGTTACGGTCCTTGGGAGACACCTGATTGACCACACGGTCGCCAATAAGGACTTCACCACCAGATATGGCTTCCAACCCTGCAACCATACGCAGGACAGTGGATTTACCACAACCAGAAGGCCCGACAAGGACGATGAATTCATTATCCTTGATATCAAGGTCGATGCCGTGAACCACTTCCACGTCGCCGTACCGCTTGACCACTTTTTTCAACTCAACATTTGCCATATCTGCCGTCTCTTTAGGTTTCCTGATGCAATAAGCTATTTCACAAAAAACTTGAACAATATTGTCTGGACAAACTCCTGCCCCGGTTCAAGGGACACTTCCGGGAATCCCGGTTGATTGGGAGCATCCACGAACCCTTGTGCTTCCAAACAAAATCCGGAGCGGGAATGATACATCAAACCACCCTTGCCCGGCAATGAATCCGGGATGTAATCCCCCGAATAGAACTGCACCCCGGGACTGGTCGTCCAGACCTCCATCCCCCGTCCTGAGCCCGGCTCCAACACAGTGGCGGCCAGTCGCAATGTCGACGCGGAATCGTCCAATACATAATAATGATCGTACCCTCGACCATTGGTATTATCTGCAATCCGACGACCAATAGTCTCCGAATGCATAAAATCGAGATGTGTACCACTGGCTTCTGTCATCTGCCCTGTGGGAATTAATGCGGTATCCACTTCCAACACGCGACTGGCTGGAATACACAATTCATGCCCCAGACAATCCTTCCCCGGAAGTCCTGACAAATTGAAATAACTATGATGGGTTGTGTTCACGACAGTGGCTTTATCCGTTGTGGCCTTAAAATCAAGACGCAGTCCATCCGCAGTCAGAGTATATAAAGCCGAACATTCCAGCTTACCGGGATACCCCATTTCCCGATCCGGGCTAACATGTCGCAAGCGTACACTTGGTCCTTCGTCAGTCTCTATCGACTCACTATCCCAGACCTGCTTATGAAAGCCATTGCAGCCACCATGCAGATGATGCTCACCACAATTTTTCTCAAGTTCAAAGGACTTCCCATTTAATACAAAACGAGCATGACTGACCCGATTGGCCACCCGTCCAATCAGACATCCGAAATACCATGGGTTCGCGACATATTCCTCCAAAGTATCAAAACCAAGTGTCACATCCGCCAAATTCCCATCCCGATCCGGCGCAGTCAGTCGTGTAAGGATTCCGCCATATGTAGCAATGGAGGCTTTCATACCGCCTGAATTGGTCAGGGTGAACAAATCCACCGGGGTTCCATCGTCCAAGGCACCCCATCGTGTGCGTTGAACACTCATGACCGCCCCCTCGCCAAGGACGAACCACGGACCAACAATTGGGTTTCCAATGTCACAGTCTCAGGCACAAAATTTTCACCAGCTTCAAACTGCTTGAGCAACAACTTCACAGCCATCCGTCCAATCTCGAATGCAGGCTGAAACACTGTGGTCAATGCCGGTTCGATAAGCGCCGCAGCGGGCGTGTCTGAAAAACCGACAAGGGCCACGTCATCAGGGATTCGCACCCCCGCTTCCTTGAAGCGTGTAAACAGGCCAACGGCCACAGGATCATTGATGGCAAGAATGGCCTCGGGCATTTCGTCCATGGCAAGATACTTTTCAGCCCCGGCTCGACCATCTTCTTCCCTGTACCCGCCATGCAAATGGAATTTGTCTTCCACAGTCAAACCATTATCACGCATGGCATCCCGATATCCCTCAAACCGATGTTGGTTCAAGGCTATACCGTCCTGTCCGGCAAGATGCCCGATACGTCGATAACCGGATTCTATAAGATGGGTCACGGCACCATACGCCGCACGATAATCATCCACCACGACCTTACTGGTATCCAATCCTTCCACAACCCTATCAAACTGCACTAATGGCACATTCTGACGAATGACACCGGAAAGATGTTCATGGTTCGTCGTCTCCGAAGAAATGGCGATAAGCAATCCTGCGACCTGATTGGCAACTAAAGCCTGAGTATTGATCATTTCACGGGCCAAAGTCTCGTTACTCTGACAAACCATAATAATGTAACCGTGTTCGTAGGCGACCTCTTCTATACCACTAATGACATTGGAAAAAAAATGATGACGAATTTCGGGAACAATCACGCCAATGGTGTTGCTCCGTTTTTTTTGCAATGACTGGGCAAGCTGATTGGGCTGATAGTGATATTTTTCGGCAGCTTCAGTCACCTTGCGTTTGGTGGCCAAGCTGATGTCAGGGTGATCGCGCAAGGCACGGGACACCGTTGACGGAGAAACTCCGAGTTTCTTGGCGAGGTCCTTGATCGTAAACGAACTCATGAAGAAGGTGCTCCATGAAGATCATTCAGTCGAATACAATCCATACCCGGTTTACGAATTTTCAACGGCAAAACCGCTCCGGGCTTAAACACGCCATCCATAAAATCACTATATTCCTGCACCAGTTCAGTGGGAACATACGCCTGTATGGTCCCGGCGAAACCGCCGCCCTGGATACGCCACGCTCCCCTGCCGCCAAGAAAACGTTCAGTCAATGTCAAAGCCAAAGGAATCCCTTGCTCCAACGCATTGGTGGTGCTGATACAGTTCTGAAGCAATCGCCATGACGAATCACCGGACTGATTCACCAGCCGAAGAAAACCGTCCATATCACCCGTTTGCAACGCAACTGCCTGCTGTTGGGCTCTTTCGCTTTCCTCAATGAAATGAATCAGACGAAGTACCCCTCTGTCACCGGCTTCCATACGGATACCGGAGACATTCTCCATCACCTGTTGCACAGTCAGACCACGTGCCACATCCTGCCCCAAGACACGCGCAGCACGCCCCATTTCCTCGGGAATGGCGGCGTATTCAGGTGTCAGATCAGCATGACTCCCACCGGTATCCACTACCACAAGTTGATAACCGGCGGCCTCAAAATCAAAATCAATTTGCGTCACTTGCGGGGTTTTCTGTGTCATAAAATCAATGGACAAAATCCCCTGAGTCGCACAGGCCAATTGGTCCATGAAACCACACGGTTTGCCAAAATGAATATTCTCGGCTTCACGACCGGCCGTGGCCAATTCCAACGATGTCCGCTTGCCCTCGCAATACAACTGGTTAAGAATCTGACCTATACAAACCTCAAAAGCCGCCGAAGAACTCAGCCCTGCCCCTATTGGGACATCACCTGAGATACAGGCATCGAAACCACCGACATTCCACCCACGGCTCACGAATCCAGCGACAACGCCACGAACTAACGCAGTAGATGTCCCTTCTTCTTCAACACGAGAAGCAAGGTCTGTGCAGTCGACCTCAATGCTGTCGGAAAAACCTTCTGACCTCACGCGAATAACAGTCCCGTCCACAGGACACGCCGCAGCCAAACAGTCAAAATGCACGCCCGCGGCCAGGACCACACCGTTGTTATGGTCCGTGTGATTACCACCAAGCTCTGTTCGCCCCGGCGCAGTCACTAAAACAGCCCTGTTGCATCCGCTCCATTTTTCCAATCGAGACAACAGGTTGCTATACCGCTGGCGTTGAATAAATAAAACAGAATCGCCATACAACTCAGTCAATGTTGCATCCAGAAAACCTGCGTTGAGCGCACGCAAATAGTCATGAATAAAAGCCATTACCTCATCTCCAGATAATGCACTTCGCCCTGCTCTCGAAGACGAATGGCTGCGGCTTCGGCAGTCAAATCACGCTGAGGCATGGCCATCATTTCATAACCGACCATGAACTTCTTGACTGATTTTGATCGCAAAAGAGGTGGATAATAATGGATATGAAAATGCCAATGAGGATGCCCCTCGCCGTCGGAAGGAGCCTGATGAATACCCATGGAATAAGGAAATGATGTCTGGAAAAGATTATCGTAACGAATATTCAACCGGACCATGGCATCGGCCAGATCATCCCGAATGGGAGCATCCATTTCAAGGATGGATGTCATATGCTTCTTGGGCAAAATCATCGTCTCAAAAGGCCAGGTCGCCCAAAATGGCACCAAAACGACAAAAGAATCATTCTCAAAGATAATCCGCTCGCCCCGTTTCATTTCCGTCTCAAGATAGGAGCAGAGCAAGCAGGAATCATGCTCCTGAAGATATGCAGACTGCCGCCCACCTTCCGTGGCTGGATACATGGGCACATTCCGAGTGGCCCATATCTGTCCATGAGGATGCGGGTTGGAACACCCCATGACCGATCCTCGGTTTTCAAATATCTGAACATATCCGATATCATCACGAACACCCAGTGCCTGAAATTCAGTACACCAGATGTCCACAACCTTTCGAGCCTGAGCAACGCCGAGTCGTGCCAAGGTCAAATCATGGCGAGGGGAATAACAGAGGACACGACACACGCCCGTCTCCGGTTCCGCGACCAAAAGGGAGTTATTGTCAAGAGACACTTCGGTCTCTTCCGGCATATCCGGCAAAAGAGCTGCGAAATCATTGGTGAAAACAAATGTTTCTTCGTAGGCAGGATTGACCGCGCCACCCGCACGGACATTGCCGGGACAGAGATAACAACTGTCGTCGTACTCAGGAAGAGTCGCCAGATCTGGCTCTTCCTGTTGCCCTTGCCAAGGACGTTTGGTTCTATGGGGCGAAACAAGCACCCACTCACCTGTAAGTTGATTCAACCGCCTGTGCGGATTGTCTTCGAAATTCATTATTTTCCCCGCAATCCCACTATCCAATTCCTCTCTTCAAGGGCTTTTCGCAAACGTTACCGCAAACGTTTGCAGAACGTTAGAAAAAAAACACGAAATCGTCACATTGTCAATATACCGGCCTGTTTTTTCAGTACACCCAGTAAAGACTCTGCAACTTAATTCATTTTATTTAAACTGAAATAACAGAATATTAAGAAGTAGATAGTCCCAATCATATCATATTTTTAGAAGTCTTCAGCCAACAATTCCTTCTGCAGACGGAACGTACAAAACGTACCATGAGAACCTACTCCCTCGAAAGTCACAAACTTTCCCATGACAAAGGCAGTCACGAAATGGGAAATTCACATCCCTGATTTATCCTCGAAATAGTCCGTCATAATTTGTTGGTACCGTCCACTTTCTTTCAGCCAACGAAGGCCATTATTAAATTTCTCCACCAATTCAAGCCCGGACGGTATTCGTCTGGAAATAATAAGATGAGACGCCCCCTTCCGTATTGGATGAGGGTGCACAACAACATGCGTCGCGTCAGGAAACCAGTTTTCCAGAATATGCAAACCAACTTCCTTATTACAGACAAACAGGTCGACCCTCCCGGCCACAAGCATTCTCATACCCTGCACATACCCTCGTGTCGTATGGATTTCCCCCGTACCGTTCTTGACCACTTTGGTAAACGTCTTCTGCGCAAGATCGCCCAACGCCGTCGCAATACGCATATCCATGACGTCCTCTACGTTTTCCCAATCAAATCCATTGTACCGATTATAGAAAAAGACTGTTTCCGACTCCATAACCGAATCACTGTAGAAAAAAATCTTTTCCCTTTCCCCACTTTTCAACCACCCTACAGAACCGGTTACCTCGCCATGGCTGGCCTTTTCATATGCACGTTTCCACGGCAGGCATTCGTACACAACCTCAACTCCTGAGAAGCGAAAAGCCTCTTCATATATAATTGAAGCCACTCCCTTTCCCGGAAGCTTTGAAGAGTGATAGGGGGGCCATTCTCCATATGTCAGAACGACTGTTTCCGCGGCCAAAGAGGGGGCGATAAACATCATGAGAGACAGCACAAAACTGAAAACGAATTGCATACAGCACTTCAAATTCAAAGACTCCTTTGCAATCAATCCGTAGCTCAATAAAAGAAAGACTTACTATGAATATACCACCATAAAAAAAACATGGCGATTATAAGTAAATCATTTCAATTCCCCAAAAGCGGGCAGTCGACTACAGACGATGATTGGGACCCACGTGATAAAACCAAATTTCTCGCTTGCAGATCATGCCATTCACGATATATTGAGGCCAACCGTTCACCGTCAAACCGATGAAGAGGTTCTTCATGAAAAAAATACGTTTCGGCATCCTTTCCACAGCCAAAATCGCCCGGACAAAAGTCATTCCCGCCATGCAAAAGGGAAAATTGACTGAAGTCACGGCCATAGCTTCGCGCACACTTGAAAACGCACAAAAAGCCGCCGAAGAACTGGGAATTGCCAAAGCGTATGGTAGCTACGAAAAACTGTTGGCCGACAAGCAGATTGATGCCGTTTACATCCCTCTGCCAAACCACCTCCATGTAGAGTGGACTCTCAAAGCCATGGACAAAGGTAAACACGTCCTGTGTGAAAAGCCCATGGGATTGACCAGTGGTGAAGTAAACAGACTTATCAACGCCACAGTTACGGCCCCGGATGCCAAAGTTATGGAAGGCTTCATGTATCGATTCCATCCGCAATGGATCGAAGCAAAGCGACTGGTAGACGAAGGGCAAATCGGTGACTTGGTCACCATCCAATCCTTTTTTTCCTACTTCAATACAGACCCTGACAATATTCGAAACAAGGCGGACCTCGGCGGTGGGGCCCTCATGGATATCGGATGCTATCCTGTGTCCTTGTCCCGATTCATTTTCAATGCCCAGCCTCGTCGCGCCATGAGTTTCATGAATCAGGACCCCGAATTTGGTACGGATCGTGTGTTTTCAGGCATGTTGGATTTCAATGGAAGGATTGCAACATTCACATGTTCCACTCAAGTAGCCGATTATCAGCGGGTTAATATTTTGGGCACGACTGGACGAATCGAAATACTCATCCCGTTTAATGCCCCGCCGGACGAACCATGTACGATTCTCCTTCAACAAGGAGCCAAAAAGGAAATGACGGTGCAACCCCTTTCCTTTGATCCTTGTGATCAATACACCCTGCAAGGCGACGCTTTTGCCAGAGCTATTCTTGATGACACACGACCACCGGCCACCCTCATGGATGCATTCGACAACATGCACGTCATCGACGCTCTGGTAAAGAGCGCACAAACAGGTCAATGGGAACGGAGCTAAACGTTTACTTTCTTTTTTTTCTGGACCACTTGACGTAATGATTTCAGGAGATCTTCTGTTTCAAGCGGTTTGGGAAGGTAGCCATCCATCCCCGCATCCAGAAGCTTTTCCCGATCTCCAGCCATGGTAAAAGCGGTCAAAGCATAAATAGGGACATCACGCCGGGACTCGCCAGCTTCTCCATTTCTGATACTCTTGGTGGCCGCCACTCCATCCATAACCGGCATTTGTACATCCATAAAAATGGCGTCAAACAGCTGGCTGCGCAACATTTCAACCGCTTTCAACCCGTTGGAAACAACCTGCACCGTACATCCTGCCTCTTGCAGAAAACGTTTGCCAACAAGACTATTAACTCGATCATCTTCAGCCAATAAAATATCAAGTTCGAACCTCTCTCCATCCTCACCCACCAAGTCGACGGACGTTGTCAGCTCTTGCGATGAAGACTCCCCAAACGGCAACACCATGTGGATGGCACTTCCCGCACCGACCTCACTCTCCACAGACATGTTGCCCCCCATAAGAGTCACCAAGCGCCTACAGATGGACAACCCAAGCCCTGCGCCCTGATACTTACGGGTGAAGCCCTGACTCCCTTGTACAAATGGCTCAAACAGAGAATCAATTTTATCCTTGCTTATACCTATTCCAGTATCCACAACGGAAAAATATACTCGATGCTCTCCCGGTCTCACAGGGGAAAGGACAGCGACCTCTACACAAACCTCCCCGACATCGGTATATTTGAGAGCATTACCCACAAGATTAATAAGTACCTGTTGAAGACGCGCACCGTCACCAACCATAAAATGCGGCACGTCATCACCCATAATGCAACGCAGTTCAACGCTGTCGGCATTAAATGAAAGATGAAAAAGATCAAAAACTTGTTTTATCAAATCCGTAAGGTTGAATGGGGCCCTTTCCATCTCCATCATTCCCGCTTCTACACGAGACAAATCAAGAATGTCGGAAAGCAATCGGTTGAGCCTCACGGCAGAATCCAATCCAGCCTGAGCATACTCATTCTGATCATCATCAAGTTCAGTGCCCAACATGAGAGACAGCATCCCTTGAATCCCATTGAGTGGAGTTCGAATTTCATGACTCATGTTTGCCAAAAATTCAGACTTGGTCTCATTGGCCGCTTCAGCCTGCTCCTTGGCTTCAATCAATTGATTATGGATACGCTTTATTTCGGACAGGTCCACATCCAGACAATACATGAATTTATCACCAGCCGCGGTTTGCTGCATGACGTGTGAAGAGTATACCGATACGAAATGTCCATCCTTGTGAACCAATTCCAATTCTCCAGCCGGAATCGCCACACCATCGGACAACCACTCTTCATGGCCTGCCTTCACCGCCTCGCGCATAGAATCTGGAATTATCAAATCCTCCAGCAGTTCCCCCATGGCTTCTTCCCGACTGTATCCATACAATTGTTCACTGGCGGGGTTCCAATACACAACCCGACGATCATGATCATACCCCTGCACCGCGATCATGTTCACGTTCTCAAATATCTCCCTGAAACGCTGTTCGCTCTCCAAAACAGCCTCTCGAGCGAGCTTCTGATCTGTAACATCTTCAAGGCGCCCCAAGATTAAAACCTGGTCCCTTCCCTTATCCTGCGTCAACACAGTGGTCATGACATACCAGCGGCCAGTCGCTCCATGAAAAAACTCTTCACTATGTGAGCGTCCTGTTCGCAAAGTTTTCAAGGCCGGACAATCTTTGCATTCCTCACCGTCTCTTTCAACGATCTGATGACATTTCATCCCCCGAATATCGGCATCAGGGAAAAGGGCCTGCATTTGCCTGTTGTGCCACGCAACAGTCAAATCGGGATAACACAACACCAACCCCACATTGAGTGAATTCAAGACACTGTCAAACCGATCACGCTCGACCACGACTCTCGAATACATGTTTTTTACTTCTGTAATATCACGGCCAACGAGATACACACCAAGTATCTGTCCGTCATCCCCACGACATGGGGTGTATCTGACATCCATATGTCGTCCGCCCATCCCGGGAAAATCTATCCATCCTTCGAAGTGGACGTCTTCACCGGCAAGACACTGCTCAAGGTATGCCTTTATGGTTGAATCAAAAACATCCTCTCCGATCACACAGGAGACGTGTATTCCAATGATATCCTCTTGGGAAACGTCCCAATATCGGCAATATTCCCGATTCACCGCAACATAATGTAATTTTTTATCAACGAACCCGATGACATCATGGAGTTGATCAAAAACTTCATGCACCCCGCGAAAGTCCATTGCAAGCCTCTCATTGCCACATGATTAATGGATTTCTGAAAACAAATTTCACTCATATAACGATACGCTATCACCAATAAATCGCAAGTTTTAGTTAGAACTGAGATGAAAAAACTCTATAATGGTCTGGTAAATTTCCTGTCCATAAACAGGACCTCCCCAACACCCAATGGCGTTAGGGAGGTCCTACTGAATAAACCCTTTCGGTTTCGTCTATTTTGCGGGAATAAAGGTCACGTTCGCGGAGTCTAAAGGCGAAAGAGTCTTCATGCTCTTGACGTATTCAATAAACGCCACAGCATCAACGAACCCGGTGTCATACCGTTGAGCGGCGTTCTTCATAACGGTATAGCCATCACCCCCACCGGCGAGATAGGTATTCGTGACCACTCGATATGAACGTCGGGGATCAAACGATTTCCATTGCCCGCCCTTCCCCTTGATTTCCAAACTTGCAACACGATCACCATCAGGTTTGTTCATGTCTGCAGTATACCGTGCGCCGCGCACATACGGAAAAGCTCCGCCACCACGAGTCACGCCGGTTTCCAGTGCAATCTTCACCTGAGCACCGGTCATATCCATGACATTAAGGGTGTTGTTAAACGGCATAAGCGTATAAGCCGTGCCCACGGTCATGTTTCCTCGGGGGACCGAATCACGCACTCCACCGCCGTTGAGCAAGGCAATGTCCACATCTTCACCAGTAGATGCCATCTTGGCGAGCATGCTTTGGCAGACTATCGGAGCTATCAAACTGCCGTGGGGCAAAGAAAGCCCGGATTCATCAATTCCCGGCACTCTGATGTGCGACAAAGTTTGAGCAGCAACACCGATAACATCAGTACGCATTGCATTGACGCCGTCCCTGAACGGCTCAAGAAACGCTTCCGACACAGTATCTTTGGAAAACACGCTTGCGACCGGGCTCTTCTCAATGAGCTCCAACACTTTCTCTCGCTCAACACCTTCAAGCTCAACTTTCTTCTTATCTTTATTCTTGCGCTTGAAGGTGTCCGCCAACAGCATCATGGGGTCGCCCTTCGCGGCTGTCACCCGTCCATTATCGTCGAAAATCACATCCAGACGACCAAGGACACGACCCCATTTCCATGCCGTGACAACATACACATCATTCCCATCAACCCCTTTGACGACCACCGGATACGTGTCGTCAGGCTTCTTCCCCAACTCTTCCATTGCATCGGAATCCCCCAGCAAGGAGTGGGAATGCCCCCCCACGATGACATCCACCCCTGACACAGTGGCAGCAAGCTGCTTGTCAGCATCCAGCCCCACGTGTGTCAGCAAAATAATCTTGTTGATCCCCTGCGCTTCCAATTCCTTGACATACCGTCTGGCTGATTCGGCTTCATCGGCAAAAACCACTTTGCCTGGGCTGGAAATGACTGCGGTTTCTTTGGTGGTCAACCCGATGATGCCGACCTTTTCCTCTCCGTATGAAGCAATGAAATATGGAACAACTTTGCTCGCCAATGCGGGAGTAGCCGAGGCATCCACATTCGCGCTGACCACGGGAACCGTAGTATATTTGAGAAATCCCGCCAAGAAATCCGGCCCCTTGTCAAACTCATGATTCCCCAAGGTCATGGCCGTAAAATCAAGCCTGTTCAGAAACTCCATTTCAGGCTTGCCACCATATTTCATGAAATAGAGATCACCCTGCACAGCATCTCCCGCATGCAAAAGCGCCACATTATGAACCTGACCACGCACACAAGAAACAGCGGTCTGCAATCGCGCCCACGCCCCTATTTTGACATACGTGGACTTCCCTTCCGGCTTCAATTCATCCTTTGTCGCATCCAGATACGAATGGGAGTCATTGACGTGCAATACTGTCAGGTCGAAACTCCACGCAGGGCCAGCAAGCACTATTACGGACATAAAAACAGCCACAAAGCCCCATTTTCTCACCATTCGAAACCTCCTCACTATGCGACCTCCAATATCAAGCCTTTCTCAAAAAAGAAACAGCCCCCCTTCTCTTTCCAAGTACACAAAAACCTTCTCTCCATCCCCGATTCACCAAATTCTTCCCTCTCCAACTGGAGTGCCTTGGGGTGCAAAGCACCCCAACAACGGCTCTCCTTCCCCGACCACGTGAGGTTTGTGAGAGTGGTGCAGATGTGCATTTTCTCGGGCGCAGTTTCACCGGAGGCGTAGCAGCGCTACGGTGAGGATGAAACGAAGCCCGAAAAATGTGCAGATGCGCCGCTATCGCAAGCCGTGTCTCCGAACCCAATCCATAAAAAAAGGGTCCCGCGCCACAGCGCAGGACCCTTTTTTTATGGATTGGGTTCGGACTACTTAATGAAAAGCATTTCCTGATAACTGGGAAGCGGCCAGAGATCGTCTGCGACCATGCCTTCCAAAGCGTCTGCCACTTCACGGACTTCAAGCATGGCTGGCAGAATCTTGTCGGTCTTGAACTTGGCTTCTTCCTCGACAGATTTAAAAGAATTCTGCGCCATCAACTCTTCCAACGCTTCTGTTGTCTTCTGCAATTTGCGCAGCTTGTCGGTAAGTTCACTCAAAGTGCCAAGGGTCGGCTCAATACCGGCAGCCTTGAGGCTGGCTGCGGTAGCAGCCAATTCACCCTGATACCGGATGGCTGAAGGCAGGATGATGGTCTTGGCGATCTTGACGACCAGAGCAGACTCTGTCTGGATATGCTGATTATACTGTTCGAAAAAGATTTCATGACGCGAATACATTTCGTCCTTGGACAAAACACCGTAGTCACTGAAGACCTTAACGACTTCCTCATCAATAAGGCTCGGCAATGCATCGACCGTAGTCTTCAAATTGGGCAGACCACGCTTTTCTGCTTCTTTCTGCCATGCATCGGCATAACCATCACCATTGAAGATGACATGGCCATGTTTTTCCATGATGCCCTTGATCACTTTCTGACAAGCGGAACTCAATTTTTTGGGATCACCCTTGGTGATCTTTTCGATCTCATCGCACATGAAGTCCAGAGACTCGGACATAATGGTGTTCAAAGCGACCTGAGAGCCAGCGATGGACTGATTGGAACCAACGGCACGAAACTCGAAACGGTTGCCGGTAAAAGCAAATGGCGACGTACGGTTACGATCACCGGAATCCATGGGCAACGGAGGCAAGGTGTCAACACCGACACGCAGCTTACCTTTGGCCTTAGTGCCTTTGAGATCTCCCATTTCAATCTGGTTGAAAATTTCAGCCAGTTCGCCGCCCAAGAAAATGGAAATGATGGCAGGTGGAGCTTCGTTGGCTCCAAGGCGATGGTCATTGCCAGCCGTAGCAACAGTCGCTCGCAAAAGTTTACCGAATTTCTCCACGGCACGGATGGTAGCTGCAGTAATAGCCAGGAACTGCATGTTCTCGTGCGGGGTTGCACCCGGAGAATACAAGGAGCCTTGCGTCGGAGTAGACAATGAGTAATTCAAATGCTTGCCCGAGCCATTGATGCCTGCAAATGGTTTTTCATGCAGCAGACAGGCCATGCCATACCGCTTGGCGACACCCTTCAAGGTAGTCATAATCATCTGGTTGTGATCAGTGGCAAGGTTGGCCTGTTCAAAAACCGGTGCGATTTCAAACTGACCGGGAGCCACCTCGTTATGACGGGTTTTAACCGGCACACCGAGCTTGTACAGTTCACGC
This genomic window contains:
- a CDS encoding Gfo/Idh/MocA family oxidoreductase encodes the protein MKKIRFGILSTAKIARTKVIPAMQKGKLTEVTAIASRTLENAQKAAEELGIAKAYGSYEKLLADKQIDAVYIPLPNHLHVEWTLKAMDKGKHVLCEKPMGLTSGEVNRLINATVTAPDAKVMEGFMYRFHPQWIEAKRLVDEGQIGDLVTIQSFFSYFNTDPDNIRNKADLGGGALMDIGCYPVSLSRFIFNAQPRRAMSFMNQDPEFGTDRVFSGMLDFNGRIATFTCSTQVADYQRVNILGTTGRIEILIPFNAPPDEPCTILLQQGAKKEMTVQPLSFDPCDQYTLQGDAFARAILDDTRPPATLMDAFDNMHVIDALVKSAQTGQWERS
- a CDS encoding PAS domain-containing protein; protein product: MDFRGVHEVFDQLHDVIGFVDKKLHYVAVNREYCRYWDVSQEDIIGIHVSCVIGEDVFDSTIKAYLEQCLAGEDVHFEGWIDFPGMGGRHMDVRYTPCRGDDGQILGVYLVGRDITEVKNMYSRVVVERDRFDSVLNSLNVGLVLCYPDLTVAWHNRQMQALFPDADIRGMKCHQIVERDGEECKDCPALKTLRTGRSHSEEFFHGATGRWYVMTTVLTQDKGRDQVLILGRLEDVTDQKLAREAVLESEQRFREIFENVNMIAVQGYDHDRRVVYWNPASEQLYGYSREEAMGELLEDLIIPDSMREAVKAGHEEWLSDGVAIPAGELELVHKDGHFVSVYSSHVMQQTAAGDKFMYCLDVDLSEIKRIHNQLIEAKEQAEAANETKSEFLANMSHEIRTPLNGIQGMLSLMLGTELDDDQNEYAQAGLDSAVRLNRLLSDILDLSRVEAGMMEMERAPFNLTDLIKQVFDLFHLSFNADSVELRCIMGDDVPHFMVGDGARLQQVLINLVGNALKYTDVGEVCVEVAVLSPVRPGEHRVYFSVVDTGIGISKDKIDSLFEPFVQGSQGFTRKYQGAGLGLSICRRLVTLMGGNMSVESEVGAGSAIHMVLPFGESSSQELTTSVDLVGEDGERFELDILLAEDDRVNSLVGKRFLQEAGCTVQVVSNGLKAVEMLRSQLFDAIFMDVQMPVMDGVAATKSIRNGEAGESRRDVPIYALTAFTMAGDREKLLDAGMDGYLPKPLETEDLLKSLRQVVQKKKKVNV
- a CDS encoding 5'-nucleotidase C-terminal domain-containing protein, whose protein sequence is MVRKWGFVAVFMSVIVLAGPAWSFDLTVLHVNDSHSYLDATKDELKPEGKSTYVKIGAWARLQTAVSCVRGQVHNVALLHAGDAVQGDLYFMKYGGKPEMEFLNRLDFTAMTLGNHEFDKGPDFLAGFLKYTTVPVVSANVDASATPALASKVVPYFIASYGEEKVGIIGLTTKETAVISSPGKVVFADEAESARRYVKELEAQGINKIILLTHVGLDADKQLAATVSGVDVIVGGHSHSLLGDSDAMEELGKKPDDTYPVVVKGVDGNDVYVVTAWKWGRVLGRLDVIFDDNGRVTAAKGDPMMLLADTFKRKNKDKKKVELEGVEREKVLELIEKSPVASVFSKDTVSEAFLEPFRDGVNAMRTDVIGVAAQTLSHIRVPGIDESGLSLPHGSLIAPIVCQSMLAKMASTGEDVDIALLNGGGVRDSVPRGNMTVGTAYTLMPFNNTLNVMDMTGAQVKIALETGVTRGGGAFPYVRGARYTADMNKPDGDRVASLEIKGKGGQWKSFDPRRSYRVVTNTYLAGGGDGYTVMKNAAQRYDTGFVDAVAFIEYVKSMKTLSPLDSANVTFIPAK
- a CDS encoding glutamine synthetase III, which gives rise to MSGYQTRQNAIAAVTNYTPTVEPLNFSETSPTEVFGSNVFNDKVMKNMLPKDIYKSLMATKQSGEEMDPAIAGPIAAAMKEWAISKGATHYTHVFYPLTGLTAEKHDGFLSPDGEGGAIAEFDAKLLIQGEPDASSFPSGGLRATFEARGYTAWDVTNPAYILENPNGTFLCIPTAFISWKGHALDKKTPLLRANQAINKAGRRFLGLFGNDDGEMVVSNAGPEQEYFLLDRNFYFARPDLMVCGRTLFGAKPAKGQELDDHYFGAIPRRVLAFMLEVERELYKLGVPVKTRHNEVAPGQFEIAPVFEQANLATDHNQMIMTTLKGVAKRYGMACLLHEKPFAGINGSGKHLNYSLSTPTQGSLYSPGATPHENMQFLAITAATIRAVEKFGKLLRATVATAGNDHRLGANEAPPAIISIFLGGELAEIFNQIEMGDLKGTKAKGKLRVGVDTLPPLPMDSGDRNRTSPFAFTGNRFEFRAVGSNQSIAGSQVALNTIMSESLDFMCDEIEKITKGDPKKLSSACQKVIKGIMEKHGHVIFNGDGYADAWQKEAEKRGLPNLKTTVDALPSLIDEEVVKVFSDYGVLSKDEMYSRHEIFFEQYNQHIQTESALVVKIAKTIILPSAIRYQGELAATAASLKAAGIEPTLGTLSELTDKLRKLQKTTEALEELMAQNSFKSVEEEAKFKTDKILPAMLEVREVADALEGMVADDLWPLPSYQEMLFIK